In a genomic window of Roseiflexus castenholzii DSM 13941:
- a CDS encoding NADH-quinone oxidoreductase subunit A — translation MLIDYLPILTLFLVAMFIAVFVIVLSRYLGPQRPNRRKLMPYESGMEPIGPAQRRFPIKFNLVAMLFILFDIEIIFLFPYALVYRQLGVPGLAVMGVFFVVLVIGLVYEWRRGALRWE, via the coding sequence ATGCTGATCGACTATCTGCCCATTCTGACGCTGTTCCTGGTGGCGATGTTCATCGCTGTCTTTGTCATTGTGCTGTCGCGCTACCTGGGACCACAGCGCCCCAACCGACGCAAGTTGATGCCGTATGAGTCGGGGATGGAGCCGATTGGACCGGCACAGCGCCGTTTTCCGATCAAGTTCAATCTGGTAGCGATGCTGTTCATCCTGTTCGATATCGAGATTATCTTCCTTTTTCCTTATGCGCTGGTGTATCGGCAACTCGGCGTTCCCGGGCTGGCGGTGATGGGAGTGTTCTTTGTGGTGCTGGTGATCGGACTGGTGTATGAGTGGCGGCGAGGAGCGTTACGATGGGAATAG
- a CDS encoding NADH-quinone oxidoreductase subunit C produces MALDNPTVLARLQAALPDALLGSSEFRGDLSVHVRPERIVDVARFLRDDPELRYHFLENLCGVDYLGREPRFEVVYHLLSFANRHRICLKVGVSERNPSVPSLTELWPGANYHERETFDMFGIVFTGHPCLDRILMPEDWEGHPLRKDVPLGAEEVAFTFNQDRIYAHKPFAKE; encoded by the coding sequence ATGGCGCTCGATAATCCCACCGTCCTGGCGCGCTTACAGGCGGCGTTACCTGATGCACTTCTGGGATCGTCGGAGTTCCGCGGCGACCTGAGTGTCCATGTTCGCCCGGAGCGGATCGTCGATGTGGCGCGCTTCCTGCGCGACGATCCGGAACTGCGCTATCATTTCCTCGAAAATCTGTGCGGCGTCGATTATCTCGGGCGTGAACCACGTTTCGAGGTCGTCTATCATCTGCTGTCGTTCGCCAATCGTCATCGTATCTGCCTGAAAGTCGGCGTCAGCGAGCGCAATCCGTCGGTTCCGTCGCTCACCGAACTCTGGCCCGGCGCCAATTACCACGAGCGCGAAACGTTCGATATGTTCGGCATCGTCTTTACCGGTCATCCCTGCCTTGATCGCATTCTGATGCCGGAAGATTGGGAGGGTCATCCGTTGCGAAAGGATGTGCCGCTCGGCGCCGAAGAAGTGGCGTTCACCTTCAACCAGGATCGCATCTACGCGCACAAGCCGTTTGCAAAGGAGTAG
- a CDS encoding NADH-quinone oxidoreductase subunit B, which produces MGIEQKAGDMGIVTASLEQVVNWSRSNAMWPLLFGLACCAIEMMGAQGANYDLSRFGMEINRASPRQADLMIVAGRVSRKMAPVVRRLYDQMADPKWVIAMGDCAACGGVFNNYAIVQGVDEIVPVDVYVAGCPPRPEALIDGIIHLHEKVRRMRLDGTLREPVHLS; this is translated from the coding sequence ATGGGAATAGAGCAGAAGGCAGGCGATATGGGGATTGTCACCGCCTCGCTCGAGCAGGTGGTGAACTGGAGCCGCTCTAATGCCATGTGGCCCCTATTGTTCGGGCTGGCATGCTGCGCCATCGAAATGATGGGCGCGCAGGGCGCCAATTATGACCTGTCGCGCTTTGGCATGGAGATTAACCGCGCATCGCCGCGCCAGGCGGATCTGATGATCGTCGCGGGGCGCGTGTCGCGCAAGATGGCGCCAGTGGTGCGCCGCCTCTACGATCAGATGGCGGACCCAAAGTGGGTGATTGCTATGGGCGATTGTGCTGCATGCGGCGGGGTGTTCAACAACTATGCAATTGTGCAGGGGGTCGATGAGATTGTGCCGGTCGATGTGTATGTCGCCGGGTGCCCGCCGCGCCCCGAGGCGCTGATCGATGGGATCATTCATCTGCACGAGAAAGTCCGGCGTATGCGGCTCGATGGCACACTGCGCGAACCGGTTCATCTGTCGTAA
- a CDS encoding methylated-DNA--[protein]-cysteine S-methyltransferase, with translation MERKRIIRYSVSPSAFGYLLIAATERGICTVALGDNPAALINDLARRFGDTILDQAGGLPGGWMNILLGYLNGERKNLDLPLDVAATPFQQEVWNALRAIPYGTTQTYQQVAQRIGRPDATRAVAQACANNPVALIVPCHRVVRTDGTSGGYRWGIERKRALIAHEAAHIELCAS, from the coding sequence ATGGAGCGGAAACGTATCATTCGATATAGCGTGTCTCCCTCTGCATTCGGCTATCTGCTGATCGCCGCAACCGAACGCGGTATCTGCACAGTGGCGCTAGGTGACAACCCGGCGGCGTTGATCAATGATCTGGCGCGCAGATTCGGTGATACAATCCTCGATCAAGCCGGAGGGTTGCCCGGGGGGTGGATGAACATTCTGCTCGGCTATCTGAACGGGGAGCGGAAGAACCTCGATCTGCCGCTCGATGTGGCAGCAACACCGTTTCAGCAGGAAGTCTGGAATGCGCTCCGCGCCATTCCTTACGGGACAACGCAGACCTATCAGCAGGTGGCGCAGCGGATCGGGCGCCCTGACGCAACGCGCGCTGTGGCGCAGGCATGCGCCAACAACCCGGTCGCACTGATCGTGCCGTGCCATCGCGTCGTGCGCACCGATGGCACATCAGGCGGGTATCGCTGGGGGATCGAACGAAAACGCGCCCTGATCGCGCACGAAGCGGCGCACATTGAACTTTGTGCATCTTGA
- a CDS encoding COG1361 family protein: MDSPGTPLTGWRPFIAAVIVAIATVALCYLAAPAHLAAAPAAQIGTLSMEISKRLQGSDVIQVGQELTFTIRITNTGTISITTLPLIDEYESSILQLERTDPLSSTNIVTPAIGGGLITWSDLTTDTVFGPLNPGQSIEIITVFRAIAPRVATVNRARIGAAVGFGGQEYAGEGRSSSGDAIGGQVVVRKEIVTDTVAASGLPLTFTITISNDGAADLTRIPLRDTFDPTYLAFAGAVPPPTVTSTSSITESVLEWDDVLPGLGLTRLRPGEVITVTTIFTALRSVDGAFINRAEAVGVRDEFDDEVQAPRQAEVPIRIIPGPAEATPTPTSTATPTPAPVEEPQPRPTDVPATPTETPTPTIEAVIATETPEAAGAVVTPTVPAPATLPRTGGSGGIPWILAVAALIIGTALALRLRLRF, translated from the coding sequence ATGGACTCACCAGGCACGCCACTGACCGGATGGCGCCCGTTCATTGCCGCAGTCATCGTTGCGATTGCGACCGTGGCGCTCTGCTACCTGGCGGCGCCGGCGCATCTTGCGGCAGCGCCTGCGGCGCAGATCGGCACGCTGAGCATGGAAATCTCGAAACGTCTCCAGGGCTCGGATGTCATTCAGGTTGGACAGGAACTGACATTCACCATTCGCATCACGAACACCGGCACAATCTCGATCACAACACTGCCATTGATCGATGAATACGAATCGAGCATTCTGCAACTCGAACGCACCGACCCGCTTTCGTCGACCAATATCGTCACGCCGGCAATCGGCGGCGGACTGATCACCTGGAGCGATTTGACGACGGACACGGTCTTTGGTCCGCTCAATCCAGGACAATCAATTGAGATTATCACCGTCTTTCGCGCTATCGCACCGCGTGTGGCGACGGTCAATCGGGCGCGCATCGGCGCCGCCGTAGGATTCGGCGGGCAGGAATATGCGGGTGAGGGGCGCAGCAGCAGTGGCGATGCAATCGGCGGCCAGGTCGTTGTGCGAAAAGAGATTGTGACCGATACCGTCGCCGCCAGCGGACTGCCGCTGACATTTACCATTACGATCAGCAACGATGGCGCCGCCGATCTCACCCGCATCCCACTGCGTGATACGTTCGATCCAACCTACCTGGCGTTTGCCGGCGCCGTTCCACCGCCAACGGTCACTTCCACTTCGTCCATCACCGAGAGCGTCCTGGAGTGGGACGATGTGTTGCCGGGGCTTGGTCTGACGCGCCTGCGTCCGGGTGAAGTAATCACCGTCACAACCATCTTTACGGCGTTGCGATCAGTGGATGGGGCATTCATCAACCGTGCTGAAGCCGTGGGAGTGCGTGACGAATTCGACGACGAGGTGCAGGCGCCGCGTCAGGCAGAGGTTCCGATCCGGATCATTCCCGGACCGGCGGAGGCGACGCCAACTCCCACGTCAACCGCAACTCCAACTCCTGCTCCTGTCGAAGAGCCACAACCACGCCCGACGGATGTTCCGGCAACTCCAACCGAGACCCCGACGCCAACCATTGAGGCAGTCATTGCGACGGAGACCCCCGAAGCGGCTGGGGCTGTGGTCACGCCAACGGTTCCTGCGCCGGCAACGCTGCCGCGCACTGGCGGATCGGGGGGTATCCCCTGGATTCTGGCGGTTGCGGCGCTGATAATCGGCACTGCGCTGGCGCTTCGCTTGCGATTGAGGTTCTGA
- the nuoD gene encoding NADH dehydrogenase (quinone) subunit D, producing MTVAETRARNLSIPAPSQITRPALEGVKETMVLNMGPHHPSTHGVLRLVVELDGETVVDVAPDIGYLHTGIEKTMESKTYQKAVVLTDRTDYLAPLSNNLSYVLAVEKLLGCEVPERATVARVLLVELQRIASHLVWLGTHALDLAAMSVFLYGFREREQILDIFELVSGARMMTSYFRVGGLAYDLPIEFDAAVEAFLAIMPGRIDEYEALLTDNPLWIERTQGIGAIDSEAAIALGLTGPGLRATGVAWDLRKTMPYCGYETYSFAVPTATHGDIYDRYLVRMAEMRESVSICRQALQRLRDIGPGPYMTLDRKIAPPPKSEITQSMEALIHHFKLWTEGFKPPRGDALAAVESPRGELATYIVSDGSAKPYRVHFRAPSFVNLQSLPHMARGHLVADLVALIASLDPVLGEVDR from the coding sequence ATGACCGTTGCAGAAACCCGTGCGCGCAATCTGAGCATCCCCGCTCCCAGCCAGATTACCCGTCCGGCGCTCGAAGGGGTGAAAGAGACCATGGTTCTGAACATGGGTCCGCATCACCCCAGCACCCACGGCGTGCTGCGGCTGGTCGTCGAACTCGATGGCGAGACAGTCGTTGATGTTGCGCCCGACATTGGCTACCTCCATACCGGCATCGAAAAAACGATGGAGAGTAAAACGTATCAGAAAGCGGTCGTGTTGACCGACCGCACGGATTATCTGGCGCCGCTCTCCAACAATCTGAGTTATGTGCTGGCGGTCGAGAAACTGCTCGGATGCGAGGTTCCAGAGCGCGCCACCGTTGCGCGGGTGCTGCTGGTCGAACTGCAACGCATCGCCAGCCATCTGGTGTGGCTCGGCACGCACGCGCTCGACCTGGCAGCCATGAGTGTGTTCCTCTATGGCTTCCGCGAACGCGAACAAATTCTCGATATTTTTGAACTGGTCTCGGGCGCGCGCATGATGACCAGTTATTTCCGCGTCGGCGGGCTGGCGTATGACCTGCCAATCGAGTTCGATGCCGCTGTCGAGGCATTCCTTGCGATCATGCCGGGGCGCATCGATGAGTACGAAGCGCTGCTGACCGATAATCCGCTCTGGATCGAGCGCACGCAGGGCATTGGCGCCATCGATAGCGAGGCCGCCATTGCGCTGGGGCTGACCGGACCTGGACTGCGCGCGACTGGCGTGGCGTGGGACTTGCGCAAAACCATGCCCTACTGCGGCTATGAGACCTACTCCTTCGCCGTTCCGACCGCCACCCATGGCGATATTTATGACCGCTATCTGGTGCGCATGGCGGAAATGCGCGAAAGTGTCTCGATCTGTCGCCAGGCGTTGCAACGGTTGCGCGACATCGGTCCTGGACCGTATATGACGCTGGATCGCAAGATTGCGCCGCCGCCGAAGAGCGAAATTACGCAGAGCATGGAGGCGCTCATTCACCATTTTAAGTTGTGGACCGAGGGCTTTAAGCCGCCGCGCGGCGATGCGCTGGCGGCGGTGGAGTCGCCTCGCGGCGAATTGGCAACCTACATCGTGAGCGATGGCAGCGCCAAACCGTATCGGGTCCATTTCCGCGCGCCTTCGTTTGTCAATCTGCAATCGCTGCCGCACATGGCACGTGGGCATCTGG
- a CDS encoding glycosyltransferase family 2 protein, with protein sequence MLSVIIVTWNGRRFLDPCLRAVSAQLQPSDEIIVVDNGSVDGTAAWLAHAWRRVRLIALPSNLGFAGGVNVGLRAARGELLLLLNNDAFVESGCVPALVETMYQYPQIGAAAGVLTFDHRPELIASAGITARRDGLALDRWSGCNVHSLPATRQAVMGASGGLALYRRTMLEDIGLMAPDFFNYLEDVDLAWRAQLRGWACFLAPNARARHIYSATGGQGSPLKQRLLGRNRLRAIIRCFPTGVLRACLPHILAYEVLALTYAALTRKPAMIAGRVEALRDRRTLLHERRCIQARRIVSDYAFAAWLEPPPPPWQTLRTARYLNAILEAREH encoded by the coding sequence ATGCTCTCCGTCATCATCGTGACCTGGAACGGCAGACGCTTCCTGGATCCCTGCCTGCGCGCGGTCTCTGCACAACTTCAGCCATCCGACGAGATTATCGTTGTCGATAACGGTTCAGTCGATGGCACTGCGGCCTGGCTGGCGCATGCCTGGCGCCGGGTGCGCCTGATTGCGCTTCCATCAAACCTGGGATTTGCCGGCGGCGTCAACGTCGGGTTGCGCGCGGCGCGTGGCGAGCTGCTGCTGCTCCTGAACAACGATGCATTCGTCGAATCGGGATGCGTGCCTGCACTGGTCGAAACAATGTATCAGTATCCGCAAATCGGCGCTGCCGCCGGAGTGCTGACGTTCGATCATCGCCCCGAACTGATCGCTTCGGCAGGCATCACTGCCCGCCGCGACGGGCTGGCGCTTGATCGGTGGAGCGGGTGCAATGTGCATTCGCTGCCGGCAACGCGACAAGCGGTTATGGGCGCAAGCGGCGGACTGGCGCTCTACCGGCGCACGATGCTCGAGGACATCGGATTGATGGCGCCAGATTTTTTCAACTACCTTGAAGATGTTGATCTGGCGTGGCGCGCACAGTTGCGGGGATGGGCATGTTTTCTGGCGCCCAATGCCCGTGCGCGGCATATCTATTCCGCCACCGGCGGGCAGGGGTCGCCGCTGAAGCAGCGGTTACTGGGGCGCAATCGCTTGCGCGCCATCATCCGCTGTTTCCCAACCGGCGTGTTGCGTGCCTGCCTGCCCCACATACTGGCATATGAGGTCTTGGCGCTGACCTACGCGGCGCTTACCCGCAAACCTGCGATGATCGCCGGGCGTGTCGAGGCGTTGCGCGACCGGCGCACACTGCTGCACGAGCGGCGTTGCATCCAGGCGCGACGCATAGTTTCAGATTACGCATTCGCCGCCTGGCTTGAGCCGCCGCCACCGCCGTGGCAGACGTTGCGCACAGCCAGATACCTCAACGCGATTCTGGAAGCCAGGGAACATTGA